A stretch of the bacterium genome encodes the following:
- the secG gene encoding preprotein translocase subunit SecG, giving the protein MLYVVVLAIHVIVSLFLILVVLLQSGKGGDLASAFGGAGTQTVFGPRGTGNVLTRATAWSAGIFMATSLALVFLSQGAGASGSVVGGGAPAKAAPTAPAPAPTPAPQPQQPAAPTGK; this is encoded by the coding sequence GTGCTTTACGTGGTGGTTCTGGCGATTCACGTGATCGTCTCGCTGTTCCTGATCCTCGTCGTGCTGCTTCAGAGCGGCAAGGGCGGCGATCTGGCCAGCGCGTTCGGCGGCGCCGGCACCCAGACCGTCTTCGGGCCGCGCGGCACCGGCAACGTGCTCACGCGCGCGACCGCGTGGTCGGCCGGGATCTTCATGGCCACGTCGCTCGCCTTGGTCTTCCTGAGCCAAGGCGCCGGCGCGAGCGGCTCGGTCGTCGGCGGCGGCGCTCCCGCGAAGGCCGCTCCGACCGCTCCCGCTCCCGCGCCCACGCCCGCGCCGCAGCCTCAACAACCGGCGGCGCCGACGGGCAAGTAG